A region of the Pyxicephalus adspersus unplaced genomic scaffold, UCB_Pads_2.0 Sca1260, whole genome shotgun sequence genome:
AACCATAGCTTGGAAAGAAAAGGATGTAGGAACAATCTTCTGTGCAGTGTGTGTCCTAGTTATGGCCACtagttgtcttttttttgcattgtaggaaaacattttcagtttcttgtcctgcccaccctcatctttGTCTTTCGGAAATAGAAGCATTAAGTCTCACCTGGCTGACTGTGCCAATCTTGGAGCGTAACCAGAGAGGATTCAAGCTACGCACATCTTGACCGTCAACATGGACAGACCCTAGAAAACAGCCAATAGACAGATTTGTAAGATGAAGGGTCATACAGGGCATCATAAACTTGAAAACTAAATCTAAAGCATGGCTAAGGTTAGACCTGTACTCTATATGACCTGTGCTTGTGACCATTAGGAATACCAAAAAAATGGAATCATGTGATCAGCTCCTGTATATCTCAAGCCTTACCATACATAAATCACCAGTAGTACATAACAATAACACTCCTATGGTGCAGAAAATTCTAAAAGTCCCGGTCTAAATCATtgttggttgggaaacactgccataccatatttattttgcatagaaGCAATCTGTCTAGGGGTAGAAAAGGAATAAAGTCCCCTGCAAATATTTATGGCTGTCTGTAAGTACCATAGAAAGATCCATGCTCTATCCATGCTCTATCCTAGTGACCATGATCTAGGTAACAAGTGAAGGGAAACCCAACTTTTTACTGACGTCCCCAGAACAAGAACAGAAGGGAAATCTCACACTGGGTTTAAATGCTGCGCTGGGGGGAATTAAAGTACAGGGAACTCTCCCCAAGGCTCCATAGGCAGCACATACCACCAAATTTGCTTtgttcaaaatattattttttaatgtttcccaAAAATTGTGCTTTACCATTTTCAGCTGACAGTCAATGGAGGGGAAAGCTACAAGTCTGTGTATAAAATACAGCCATGAGATCATGCaaccataaaaatatttcagAGTAATGTTGCAATATGCAGAAACAGTAAAACATTGTGCAGTGGctctataaaaatataacaagaatTTGGAAGAAACAACAATTCCCTGTTGTGGGGAAATAGACAACGTAAGGCATTCCAATAACACCAGATGCTGAGAGCTGGCTAATGGTTGGGGTTTCATAGACTCGGACTATGGAAGGGTGAGAGATGACATGTTTGTTACCCCCAGCATCTACCTACACTAAGGTAGGTGGTTGTGTTACAGAAAGGTTGTCCATGCTTCCTAACCCTCGCTAGCACAGTATGCAAGCACTTCCAGGTAGACCTTAACAGAGGACAATTGATATAAAGGTGTGCAAGCTTCCATGACCTCCTTAGAATTCCCTGGAAAGCCTAGTCTACAGGAATCCCATTTACCACTTACCTGAATTAGGATCATACAGTCTCAGCAGCAATGAAACCAAAGTGGATTTGCCAGAACCACTTGGACCCACCACGGCCATAACTGAGCCCGAAGGAATGACAAGGTCAAGGTTCTGGAAGATTGGAGCCTCAGGACGGCTTGGGTACATGAAGGCAACATTGCGAAACTCCAGGGCACCTCTGAACTTCTCCGGTGTAATTATCTCACCCTCTAGAAGGACACAGGACATTGTATCATTTATATCAGTCTCTGtgcagaagagctgacactctaatgtccccccacagtcacacactattattatacattaatatagctctgacatataccacagtgctgtacagagatcactgggCCCCTCccttcagtctctgtacagaggagctgacactctaatgtccccccacagtcacacactattattatacatttatatagctctgacatataccgcgtCTCCCACCTTAAAGCTCTGGCCCCTCTGGCTTTAGCTGAGAGCTGGGATAATGTTGGGTTATTGGTTGAGCCTAGTCCCCCACATCAGGTGCAGAAACTCCTGCTGACCAATGACCTGACCGAGGACGTCCTGGAGGAGGCAGTAGGAATGGGCGCCAACATGGTCCTGTCCTATCACCCTCCTATCTTCAAGGCTCTGAAGAGACTGACGGCCGGACACTGGAAGGAGAGACTGGTGGTGAAAGCCATAGAAAACCGCCTGGCCGTATATTCTCCACATACAGCCTGTGACGCATTAAGCAATGGTGTTAATGACTGGTTGGGCAGGGCATTGGGTGAGTGACCTCTCCTGTGTATTATCCTGTGTATACGATTGTTGGGGACACCTAAATCCAGAACCTGTGGGTCTGCAGGCCAGGCTTTCCCAATTAAGTACACCTTTAGGCACCCCATTCAATTAGGCAAAGCTGTCATCACATGGAGGATGTCTACAGGGTGCCATTCCTGGTCTCCTTATGGAGAAGCTGGGCACCTGGCTTCTAGTGACAGACACATATCAGGGTTCCTTATCTCTGTATTTGTTCCAGGTCGTGTGTAGAAACCTTCAATCCCAAAGCATTTAGGTAACAGCCAGGCAACAGAAGCCACCAAGCCCAACATTTCTCTCTTGACTAGTTTATTGGTAAAGAAATGTTCACATCTCTGATGGTCCCCAAGGAAGCATTGGCAAGAGGCATTGCCACCCAAAGATGGATCACTCAAAGACCAGACATGGCCACCTGGGGAGGACATTAAAGTCAGTGTTTTAAGTTCAAGAGGCTCCAGTCCAGGTCAGGTGATCTAAGACTCTGTGTTATAGAAGGTCAATTCAATCCATAGAGCTCTGCTGGGACTGTTCCTTTTGGTCCTGGTGCCCCTTAGTGAGGTACTGAGGGCATTTATTCAAGGAATAAGGCAGCAGAAAAAGCACCAGATCAACGTAAGTCCAAGGACAGTTTAATCATTCATCATGGGGTTGAAAAAGACATCCAGCACAAGCTCTGATGAAGGAGAAGTGTTAGAACTTCCCGTAATGTGTTTTCTGTCTGTTTGGCCACACAA
Encoded here:
- the LOC140321197 gene encoding ATP-binding cassette sub-family B member 10, mitochondrial-like → MSCVLLEGEIITPEKFRGALEFRNVAFMYPSRPEAPIFQNLDLVIPSGSVMAVVGPSGSGKSTLVSLLLRLYDPNSGSVHVDGQDVRSLNPLWLRSKIGTVSQEPVLFSCSIAENIAYGAEDPSSVTQEEIR